The Primulina eburnea isolate SZY01 chromosome 6, ASM2296580v1, whole genome shotgun sequence genome contains a region encoding:
- the LOC140834604 gene encoding uncharacterized protein isoform X1, with protein sequence MRALDWNSALEFSNKMLDEKPLLPLVVPLLLVLWTFEKWFFPLSNWIALILAVWVTIQYGSYRHRILDEDLNKKWMHLTLHASPVTPLEQCEWLNKLLIDIWPNYINPKLSSRFSSIIERRLKHRKSKLIEKIELQEFSLGARPPLLGLQGIRWTTSGDQRVMRLGFDWDTTDINILLFAKLTTPLMGTARIIVNSIHVKGDLLLVPVLDGKAIVYSFVSIPEVRIGVAFGSGGSQSLPATELPGVSSWLVKIATDTFNKKMVEPRRQCLALPAVDLQKKAVGGVLYVTVVSASKLRLSDSRGSPSTKQTGSLTDTFEDGSSNTEIRTILEIELEELTRKTKMSMGSNPKWGSTFNLILHDNAGTVKFNLYECTPGSVKYGYLSSCEIKMRYAPDDSTLFWAIGTDSLVMAKHAEFCGKEVEMTIPFEGVDSGELTVKLVLKEWHFSDGTHSPTNFGRGSFHPVNVISNYSPKTGRKIHVTVVEGKDLVVKDKMGKSDPYVKLQYGKVIQRTKSVSRSSNPIWNQKFEFDEIGGGEYLRIRCCTDETFSDENIGSARVNLEGLVEGSIRDVCIPLEKVSSGELQLQIEAVKVADTENSKGSHASSWIEIVLIEARDLVAADLRGTSDPFVSVNYGNLKRRTKVIFKTLDPKWHQTFEFPDDGSPLELHVKDHNALLPPSNIGDCVVEYQMLAPNQMAEKWIPLQGVKRGEIHIQITKRNPELEKKSSIDSESTPTKLHHKISKQMKQMMIKIQSLIDDSDLEGVSKSLRELETLHDTQEEYMVQLETEKKLLIDKINELGQEVFNSSPLSRRETIAR encoded by the exons ATGAGAGCTTTGGATTGGAATAGTGCTTTAGAATTCTCGAACAAGATGTTGGATGAAAAGCCTCTGCTTCCACTCGTAGTTCCTCTGTTGCTGGTTCTTTGGACCTTCGAGAAATGGTTCTTTCCTCTCTCTAATTGGATTGCTCTTATTCTTGCCGTTTGGGTAACAATTCAG TATGGAAGTTATCGACACCGAATATTAGATGAAGACTTGAATAAGAAATGGATGCATTTGACCTTACATGCTTCG CCAGTAACTCCTTTAGAACAATGTGAATGGTTGAACAAGCTGTTGATTGATATTTGGCCAAACTATATCAACCCTAAGCTCTCTTCACGGTTTTCATCTATTATTGAG AGACGCTTGAAGCATCGGAAATCAAAGCTAATC GAAAAGATTGAGTTACAAGAATTTTCACTTGGTGCACGTCCTCCATTACTTGGTCTGCAAGGAATCCGCTGGACAACTTCAGGTGATCAG CGAGTCATGCGTTTGGGTTTCGACTGGGACACAACTGACATTAATATCCTGTTGTTTGCAAAATTGACAACGCCTCTGATGGGAACAGCTAGAATAATTGTGAATAGCATCCACGTCAAGGGTGAT CTGCTTTTGGTGCCTGTATTAGATGGAAAAGCGATTGTATACTCATTTGTATCAATTCCTGAAGTGCGAATTGGTGTTGCTTTTGGAAGTGGTGGAAGCCAGTCTTTGCCTGCAACCGAGCTACCAGGAGTTTCCTCATGGCTG gTTAAAATTGCTACGGATACATTCAATAAGAAGATGGTTGAACCTCGACGCCAGTGTCTCGCATTGCCAGCTGTAGATTTGCAAAAGAAAGCTGTGGGTGGCGTATTATATGTTACAGTGGTCTCTGCAAGTAAACTTCGTCTGAGTGATTCTAGGGGCAGCCCTTCCACGAAACAAACGGGCTCTTTGACAGACACTTTTGAAGATGGGAGCTCCAATACAGAGATTCGGACAATCTTAGAGATTGAACTTGAGGAATTAACTAGGAAAACAAAAATGAGTATGGGATCTAATCCTAAATGGGGCTCCACATTCAATCTAATTCTGCATGACAATGCAGGAACTGTTAAATTCAATCTCTATGAATGCACTCCTGGAAGTGTAAAGTATGGCTATCTGTCAAGCTGCGAGATTAAG ATGAGATATGCTCCGGATGATTCAACCTTATTTTGGGCTATCGGGACTGATTCCCTAGTGATGGCCAAGCATGCTGAATTTTGTGGAAAAGAAGTTGAAATGACCATTCCGTTTGAGGGTGTTGATTCAGGAGAG TTGACTGTGAAGCTCGTACTTAAAGAGTGGCATTTTTCCGATGGTACACATAGCCCTACTAATTTTGGTCGAGGCTCTTTTCATCCAGTAAATGTGATATCAAATTATTCTCCAAAAACCGGAAGGAAAATCCATGTTACGGTGGTTGAGGGGAAGGATCTTGTTGTGAAGGACAAAATGGGGAAATCTGACCCTTATGTTAAATTGCAGTATGGGAAA GTTATTCAGAGAACAAAAAGTGTTTCACGTTCTTCCAACCCAATTTGGAATCAAAAGTTTGAATTTGATGAGATTGGAGGCGGAGAATATTTGAGGATAAGATGTTGTACGGATGAGACATTTTCCGATGAGAACATAGGTAGTGCTCGAGTCAACTTGGAAGGACTCGTGGAAGGTTCCATAAGAGATGTATGTATTCCCCTCGAAAAAGTCAGTTCGGGAGAGCTGCAGCTTCAGATAGAAGCAGTGAAAGTTGCCGATACTGAAAATTCCAAG GGGTCACACGCGAGTTCTTGGATCGAAATTGTTCTAATTGAAGCAAGAGATCTTGTTGCAGCTGATCTCAGAGGAACGAGCGATCCATTTGTGAGTGTTAACTATGGAAACCTTAAAAGGAGGACTAAG GTTATATTCAAGACGCTAGATCCAAAATGGCATCAAACATTTGAATTCCCCGATGATGGTAGTCCTCTTGAGTTGCATGTCAAGGATCATAATGCATTGCTTCCTCCCTCCAATATTGGAGATTGTGTCGTCGAATACCAGATGTTAGCTCCGAATCAGATGGCTGAAAAATGGATACCTCTGCAAGGAGTAAAAAGAGGTGAAATCCACATCCAGATTACCAAAAGAAATCCCGAATTAGAGAAGAAATCAAGCATAGATTCTGAGTCGACCCCAACTAAACTGCACCATAAAATCTCTAAGCAG ATGAAGCAGATGATGATCAAGATTCAATCTTTGATTGATGACAGCGATCTTGAAGGTGTTTCAAAATCGCTGAGAGAGCTTGAGACTCTGCATGATACTCAAGAGGAGTACATGGTTCAACTCGAGACAGAGAAGAAGCTTTTGATCGACAAGATAAACGAGCTCGGGCAGGAGGTATTTAACTCATCACCTTTGAGCAGAAGAGAAACCATTGCAAGATAA
- the LOC140834604 gene encoding uncharacterized protein isoform X2: protein MRALDWNSALEFSNKMLDEKPLLPLVVPLLLVLWTFEKWFFPLSNWIALILAVWVTIQPVTPLEQCEWLNKLLIDIWPNYINPKLSSRFSSIIERRLKHRKSKLIEKIELQEFSLGARPPLLGLQGIRWTTSGDQRVMRLGFDWDTTDINILLFAKLTTPLMGTARIIVNSIHVKGDLLLVPVLDGKAIVYSFVSIPEVRIGVAFGSGGSQSLPATELPGVSSWLVKIATDTFNKKMVEPRRQCLALPAVDLQKKAVGGVLYVTVVSASKLRLSDSRGSPSTKQTGSLTDTFEDGSSNTEIRTILEIELEELTRKTKMSMGSNPKWGSTFNLILHDNAGTVKFNLYECTPGSVKYGYLSSCEIKMRYAPDDSTLFWAIGTDSLVMAKHAEFCGKEVEMTIPFEGVDSGELTVKLVLKEWHFSDGTHSPTNFGRGSFHPVNVISNYSPKTGRKIHVTVVEGKDLVVKDKMGKSDPYVKLQYGKVIQRTKSVSRSSNPIWNQKFEFDEIGGGEYLRIRCCTDETFSDENIGSARVNLEGLVEGSIRDVCIPLEKVSSGELQLQIEAVKVADTENSKGSHASSWIEIVLIEARDLVAADLRGTSDPFVSVNYGNLKRRTKVIFKTLDPKWHQTFEFPDDGSPLELHVKDHNALLPPSNIGDCVVEYQMLAPNQMAEKWIPLQGVKRGEIHIQITKRNPELEKKSSIDSESTPTKLHHKISKQMKQMMIKIQSLIDDSDLEGVSKSLRELETLHDTQEEYMVQLETEKKLLIDKINELGQEVFNSSPLSRRETIAR from the exons ATGAGAGCTTTGGATTGGAATAGTGCTTTAGAATTCTCGAACAAGATGTTGGATGAAAAGCCTCTGCTTCCACTCGTAGTTCCTCTGTTGCTGGTTCTTTGGACCTTCGAGAAATGGTTCTTTCCTCTCTCTAATTGGATTGCTCTTATTCTTGCCGTTTGGGTAACAATTCAG CCAGTAACTCCTTTAGAACAATGTGAATGGTTGAACAAGCTGTTGATTGATATTTGGCCAAACTATATCAACCCTAAGCTCTCTTCACGGTTTTCATCTATTATTGAG AGACGCTTGAAGCATCGGAAATCAAAGCTAATC GAAAAGATTGAGTTACAAGAATTTTCACTTGGTGCACGTCCTCCATTACTTGGTCTGCAAGGAATCCGCTGGACAACTTCAGGTGATCAG CGAGTCATGCGTTTGGGTTTCGACTGGGACACAACTGACATTAATATCCTGTTGTTTGCAAAATTGACAACGCCTCTGATGGGAACAGCTAGAATAATTGTGAATAGCATCCACGTCAAGGGTGAT CTGCTTTTGGTGCCTGTATTAGATGGAAAAGCGATTGTATACTCATTTGTATCAATTCCTGAAGTGCGAATTGGTGTTGCTTTTGGAAGTGGTGGAAGCCAGTCTTTGCCTGCAACCGAGCTACCAGGAGTTTCCTCATGGCTG gTTAAAATTGCTACGGATACATTCAATAAGAAGATGGTTGAACCTCGACGCCAGTGTCTCGCATTGCCAGCTGTAGATTTGCAAAAGAAAGCTGTGGGTGGCGTATTATATGTTACAGTGGTCTCTGCAAGTAAACTTCGTCTGAGTGATTCTAGGGGCAGCCCTTCCACGAAACAAACGGGCTCTTTGACAGACACTTTTGAAGATGGGAGCTCCAATACAGAGATTCGGACAATCTTAGAGATTGAACTTGAGGAATTAACTAGGAAAACAAAAATGAGTATGGGATCTAATCCTAAATGGGGCTCCACATTCAATCTAATTCTGCATGACAATGCAGGAACTGTTAAATTCAATCTCTATGAATGCACTCCTGGAAGTGTAAAGTATGGCTATCTGTCAAGCTGCGAGATTAAG ATGAGATATGCTCCGGATGATTCAACCTTATTTTGGGCTATCGGGACTGATTCCCTAGTGATGGCCAAGCATGCTGAATTTTGTGGAAAAGAAGTTGAAATGACCATTCCGTTTGAGGGTGTTGATTCAGGAGAG TTGACTGTGAAGCTCGTACTTAAAGAGTGGCATTTTTCCGATGGTACACATAGCCCTACTAATTTTGGTCGAGGCTCTTTTCATCCAGTAAATGTGATATCAAATTATTCTCCAAAAACCGGAAGGAAAATCCATGTTACGGTGGTTGAGGGGAAGGATCTTGTTGTGAAGGACAAAATGGGGAAATCTGACCCTTATGTTAAATTGCAGTATGGGAAA GTTATTCAGAGAACAAAAAGTGTTTCACGTTCTTCCAACCCAATTTGGAATCAAAAGTTTGAATTTGATGAGATTGGAGGCGGAGAATATTTGAGGATAAGATGTTGTACGGATGAGACATTTTCCGATGAGAACATAGGTAGTGCTCGAGTCAACTTGGAAGGACTCGTGGAAGGTTCCATAAGAGATGTATGTATTCCCCTCGAAAAAGTCAGTTCGGGAGAGCTGCAGCTTCAGATAGAAGCAGTGAAAGTTGCCGATACTGAAAATTCCAAG GGGTCACACGCGAGTTCTTGGATCGAAATTGTTCTAATTGAAGCAAGAGATCTTGTTGCAGCTGATCTCAGAGGAACGAGCGATCCATTTGTGAGTGTTAACTATGGAAACCTTAAAAGGAGGACTAAG GTTATATTCAAGACGCTAGATCCAAAATGGCATCAAACATTTGAATTCCCCGATGATGGTAGTCCTCTTGAGTTGCATGTCAAGGATCATAATGCATTGCTTCCTCCCTCCAATATTGGAGATTGTGTCGTCGAATACCAGATGTTAGCTCCGAATCAGATGGCTGAAAAATGGATACCTCTGCAAGGAGTAAAAAGAGGTGAAATCCACATCCAGATTACCAAAAGAAATCCCGAATTAGAGAAGAAATCAAGCATAGATTCTGAGTCGACCCCAACTAAACTGCACCATAAAATCTCTAAGCAG ATGAAGCAGATGATGATCAAGATTCAATCTTTGATTGATGACAGCGATCTTGAAGGTGTTTCAAAATCGCTGAGAGAGCTTGAGACTCTGCATGATACTCAAGAGGAGTACATGGTTCAACTCGAGACAGAGAAGAAGCTTTTGATCGACAAGATAAACGAGCTCGGGCAGGAGGTATTTAACTCATCACCTTTGAGCAGAAGAGAAACCATTGCAAGATAA
- the LOC140834604 gene encoding uncharacterized protein isoform X3: protein MRLGFDWDTTDINILLFAKLTTPLMGTARIIVNSIHVKGDLLLVPVLDGKAIVYSFVSIPEVRIGVAFGSGGSQSLPATELPGVSSWLVKIATDTFNKKMVEPRRQCLALPAVDLQKKAVGGVLYVTVVSASKLRLSDSRGSPSTKQTGSLTDTFEDGSSNTEIRTILEIELEELTRKTKMSMGSNPKWGSTFNLILHDNAGTVKFNLYECTPGSVKYGYLSSCEIKMRYAPDDSTLFWAIGTDSLVMAKHAEFCGKEVEMTIPFEGVDSGELTVKLVLKEWHFSDGTHSPTNFGRGSFHPVNVISNYSPKTGRKIHVTVVEGKDLVVKDKMGKSDPYVKLQYGKVIQRTKSVSRSSNPIWNQKFEFDEIGGGEYLRIRCCTDETFSDENIGSARVNLEGLVEGSIRDVCIPLEKVSSGELQLQIEAVKVADTENSKGSHASSWIEIVLIEARDLVAADLRGTSDPFVSVNYGNLKRRTKVIFKTLDPKWHQTFEFPDDGSPLELHVKDHNALLPPSNIGDCVVEYQMLAPNQMAEKWIPLQGVKRGEIHIQITKRNPELEKKSSIDSESTPTKLHHKISKQMKQMMIKIQSLIDDSDLEGVSKSLRELETLHDTQEEYMVQLETEKKLLIDKINELGQEVFNSSPLSRRETIAR from the exons ATGCGTTTGGGTTTCGACTGGGACACAACTGACATTAATATCCTGTTGTTTGCAAAATTGACAACGCCTCTGATGGGAACAGCTAGAATAATTGTGAATAGCATCCACGTCAAGGGTGAT CTGCTTTTGGTGCCTGTATTAGATGGAAAAGCGATTGTATACTCATTTGTATCAATTCCTGAAGTGCGAATTGGTGTTGCTTTTGGAAGTGGTGGAAGCCAGTCTTTGCCTGCAACCGAGCTACCAGGAGTTTCCTCATGGCTG gTTAAAATTGCTACGGATACATTCAATAAGAAGATGGTTGAACCTCGACGCCAGTGTCTCGCATTGCCAGCTGTAGATTTGCAAAAGAAAGCTGTGGGTGGCGTATTATATGTTACAGTGGTCTCTGCAAGTAAACTTCGTCTGAGTGATTCTAGGGGCAGCCCTTCCACGAAACAAACGGGCTCTTTGACAGACACTTTTGAAGATGGGAGCTCCAATACAGAGATTCGGACAATCTTAGAGATTGAACTTGAGGAATTAACTAGGAAAACAAAAATGAGTATGGGATCTAATCCTAAATGGGGCTCCACATTCAATCTAATTCTGCATGACAATGCAGGAACTGTTAAATTCAATCTCTATGAATGCACTCCTGGAAGTGTAAAGTATGGCTATCTGTCAAGCTGCGAGATTAAG ATGAGATATGCTCCGGATGATTCAACCTTATTTTGGGCTATCGGGACTGATTCCCTAGTGATGGCCAAGCATGCTGAATTTTGTGGAAAAGAAGTTGAAATGACCATTCCGTTTGAGGGTGTTGATTCAGGAGAG TTGACTGTGAAGCTCGTACTTAAAGAGTGGCATTTTTCCGATGGTACACATAGCCCTACTAATTTTGGTCGAGGCTCTTTTCATCCAGTAAATGTGATATCAAATTATTCTCCAAAAACCGGAAGGAAAATCCATGTTACGGTGGTTGAGGGGAAGGATCTTGTTGTGAAGGACAAAATGGGGAAATCTGACCCTTATGTTAAATTGCAGTATGGGAAA GTTATTCAGAGAACAAAAAGTGTTTCACGTTCTTCCAACCCAATTTGGAATCAAAAGTTTGAATTTGATGAGATTGGAGGCGGAGAATATTTGAGGATAAGATGTTGTACGGATGAGACATTTTCCGATGAGAACATAGGTAGTGCTCGAGTCAACTTGGAAGGACTCGTGGAAGGTTCCATAAGAGATGTATGTATTCCCCTCGAAAAAGTCAGTTCGGGAGAGCTGCAGCTTCAGATAGAAGCAGTGAAAGTTGCCGATACTGAAAATTCCAAG GGGTCACACGCGAGTTCTTGGATCGAAATTGTTCTAATTGAAGCAAGAGATCTTGTTGCAGCTGATCTCAGAGGAACGAGCGATCCATTTGTGAGTGTTAACTATGGAAACCTTAAAAGGAGGACTAAG GTTATATTCAAGACGCTAGATCCAAAATGGCATCAAACATTTGAATTCCCCGATGATGGTAGTCCTCTTGAGTTGCATGTCAAGGATCATAATGCATTGCTTCCTCCCTCCAATATTGGAGATTGTGTCGTCGAATACCAGATGTTAGCTCCGAATCAGATGGCTGAAAAATGGATACCTCTGCAAGGAGTAAAAAGAGGTGAAATCCACATCCAGATTACCAAAAGAAATCCCGAATTAGAGAAGAAATCAAGCATAGATTCTGAGTCGACCCCAACTAAACTGCACCATAAAATCTCTAAGCAG ATGAAGCAGATGATGATCAAGATTCAATCTTTGATTGATGACAGCGATCTTGAAGGTGTTTCAAAATCGCTGAGAGAGCTTGAGACTCTGCATGATACTCAAGAGGAGTACATGGTTCAACTCGAGACAGAGAAGAAGCTTTTGATCGACAAGATAAACGAGCTCGGGCAGGAGGTATTTAACTCATCACCTTTGAGCAGAAGAGAAACCATTGCAAGATAA